Proteins co-encoded in one Dehalobacter sp. genomic window:
- a CDS encoding sugar transferase → MFAKRVLDLLISIPLLIILSPLWLMIVLWIKADSKGPAVFRQERVGRSGALFTIYKFRTMVPNADAVMKEKIEQLKKEGKFDPDNFIFQDKDDPRITKSGRFLRKSSLDELPQLLNIINGTMSIVGPRPEVPEIVDQYTPEQRHRLDMPPGVTGLAQVNGRSELTLTETLKYDVEYVQNWRFGLDLKILLKTLFIVLKGKGAY, encoded by the coding sequence TTGTTTGCGAAAAGGGTTTTAGACCTGTTGATTTCCATCCCGCTGCTCATTATTTTATCCCCATTGTGGCTGATGATTGTCCTTTGGATCAAAGCCGATTCCAAAGGTCCCGCAGTCTTCAGGCAGGAAAGAGTCGGACGGAGCGGAGCGCTCTTCACAATCTATAAATTCCGGACCATGGTTCCGAATGCCGATGCTGTGATGAAGGAAAAAATCGAGCAGCTGAAAAAAGAAGGCAAGTTTGATCCCGACAACTTCATCTTTCAGGATAAGGATGACCCGAGGATTACGAAGAGCGGCAGATTCTTAAGGAAAAGCAGCCTGGATGAACTGCCCCAGCTTTTGAATATTATCAACGGTACGATGAGCATTGTTGGTCCGAGGCCGGAAGTCCCGGAAATCGTGGACCAGTATACGCCTGAACAACGTCATCGTCTGGACATGCCGCCGGGAGTGACCGGTCTAGCCCAGGTCAATGGCCGCAGTGAGCTGACACTCACGGAAACCCTGAAATATGACGTGGAATACGTCCAAAACTGGCGTTTCGGCCTTGATCTGAAGATACTTTTGAAGACCCTTTTTATTGTTTTAAAGGGCAAGGGCGCGTACTAA
- a CDS encoding TolC family protein, translating to MKKYAFHVLILLCMSLLMMPQYLFADDWESDPNTIYKMDFEQIKTLMIERNLTILSTNDSYYALASAGVDIGTAGINAEMANMLLIYQKDAEYIAYNTIQKQIEVQAQQLVIAEKGYILAKKQLELGMTTETEVAKAQNELNNTMMQLRNLQDTQKKTLKSFNMAIDQDCDAPLVLGTVPVVKEENISKIKVDEDYEKAKVLSYKIQVATDNYQVTDAERNFENGFYQTYQNILEKQKQLKLEQDKMTVAENKWQYTQYKSNLGMISNIQLETEKLSYMIQTLSLVSAQNALFSAYNDYQWAKEGLVVSSSSSAS from the coding sequence ATGAAAAAATACGCTTTCCATGTTTTAATCCTTTTGTGCATGTCACTTTTAATGATGCCGCAATATCTTTTCGCTGATGATTGGGAATCAGATCCTAATACTATTTATAAAATGGATTTTGAACAAATAAAAACACTGATGATAGAACGTAATCTGACGATCCTTTCAACAAATGACAGCTACTATGCCCTGGCTAGTGCGGGAGTGGATATAGGTACAGCCGGGATTAACGCAGAGATGGCTAATATGCTCTTAATATACCAGAAGGATGCTGAGTATATTGCTTATAATACAATACAGAAACAAATTGAAGTACAGGCCCAACAGCTGGTCATAGCTGAAAAGGGTTATATATTAGCAAAAAAACAGCTTGAACTAGGGATGACAACGGAAACAGAAGTAGCCAAAGCGCAGAATGAACTAAATAATACAATGATGCAGTTAAGGAACCTTCAAGACACCCAGAAGAAGACGCTAAAGAGTTTCAACATGGCGATTGATCAGGACTGTGATGCTCCTTTGGTACTAGGGACAGTCCCTGTCGTCAAGGAAGAGAACATTTCGAAGATCAAAGTGGATGAAGATTATGAAAAAGCTAAAGTCTTAAGTTATAAAATACAGGTAGCTACTGATAATTATCAGGTAACAGATGCCGAGAGGAATTTTGAGAATGGATTTTACCAAACCTATCAGAACATCTTGGAAAAACAAAAACAGTTAAAGCTCGAACAAGATAAAATGACTGTTGCAGAAAATAAATGGCAATATACTCAGTATAAATCGAACTTAGGTATGATCTCTAATATTCAACTTGAGACAGAAAAGCTTTCATATATGATTCAGACATTATCCCTGGTAAGTGCCCAAAATGCACTGTTTTCAGCTTATAATGACTATCAGTGGGCTAAGGAAGGACTTGTTGTGTCGTCTTCTTCATCTGCATCATAA
- a CDS encoding efflux RND transporter periplasmic adaptor subunit has product MKKPKKKWLILIIVIIVLIVAGVAVKTFAFSKTKTASTTVQMQTISLKKGTLTESISASGTIYSAKVENVCSSVSAPIDKIYVEVGDKVKAGQLLATLDMEEVYNNCEKAKATLNAAKRDLDTKTTTYETDKALYEYEGVTAEELKTAESALESAKDSYENAQISYNTLSKDLNEGNITSPIDGTVTESNAEIGLKPPTDGTLFVVEDINDLYVKANVSEYNIASIKSGQDVQVTTNVTGNKVYQGKLTYISPKAVSESGSTDVEFEVRVKIANPDQLIKIGMNAFLEIVLNSKDNVYSVPFDAVVSTNNRTNFIYAVKNNIIVQIPVKTGLENSTNVEVSGDGLENGLVVVTNPSSVEVGQTVSLSVNKNGSAAGNTPGENRSSRTAPNEVPTQGRISGQSSTDGSAAHQSSSKKTTAQ; this is encoded by the coding sequence ATGAAAAAACCAAAGAAAAAATGGCTTATTCTGATTATAGTAATTATTGTCTTAATCGTTGCAGGTGTTGCCGTTAAAACCTTTGCATTTTCCAAGACTAAGACTGCTAGTACAACAGTACAAATGCAGACGATAAGCTTAAAAAAGGGAACGCTCACGGAAAGTATCTCTGCTTCAGGAACAATCTACAGTGCCAAAGTAGAAAATGTTTGTTCCAGTGTAAGCGCTCCGATCGATAAAATCTATGTGGAAGTCGGGGATAAAGTAAAGGCCGGGCAGCTTCTGGCAACACTGGATATGGAAGAAGTGTACAACAACTGCGAAAAAGCGAAGGCAACATTGAATGCAGCCAAAAGAGACTTAGATACCAAAACAACGACGTATGAAACAGACAAAGCCCTTTATGAATATGAAGGGGTGACGGCTGAAGAACTAAAAACTGCGGAATCTGCGCTTGAAAGTGCTAAGGATAGCTATGAAAATGCACAAATCAGTTATAATACCTTAAGCAAGGACCTAAATGAAGGCAATATCACTTCACCGATCGACGGAACCGTAACCGAGTCCAATGCTGAGATCGGATTGAAGCCGCCAACCGACGGTACGCTGTTTGTTGTAGAAGATATCAATGATTTATATGTCAAGGCAAATGTCAGTGAGTATAACATTGCCAGCATTAAGTCTGGGCAGGATGTCCAAGTAACGACCAATGTTACCGGAAATAAGGTTTATCAGGGGAAATTAACTTATATTTCTCCCAAAGCTGTCAGTGAGTCGGGTTCCACTGATGTGGAGTTTGAAGTAAGGGTAAAAATCGCAAATCCTGATCAACTGATTAAGATTGGCATGAATGCTTTCCTGGAAATCGTCCTGAATTCGAAAGATAATGTTTATTCCGTACCTTTTGATGCAGTGGTATCGACCAATAACCGTACAAATTTCATCTACGCAGTAAAGAATAACATCATCGTTCAAATCCCTGTTAAGACTGGTCTTGAAAACTCCACGAATGTTGAGGTCTCAGGAGATGGTCTGGAAAATGGCTTGGTTGTTGTTACCAATCCTTCCAGTGTGGAAGTTGGGCAGACGGTAAGTTTATCGGTGAACAAAAATGGGTCGGCGGCAGGAAATACTCCAGGCGAGAACAGGTCATCCAGAACAGCTCCAAACGAAGTACCGACGCAGGGAAGGATTTCCGGTCAATCTTCGACGGATGGAAGTGCTGCTCATCAGTCGTCCTCTAAAAAAACGACGGCACAGTAG
- a CDS encoding glycosyl hydrolase family 18 protein: MTTNLQFWDGYGSKAAYEKQLACASGNLLKSIDILVPNFAGPLQADGSFGYVFTDPEIPKYLVALGQRSGAKVVPMVLGSGKSAGNMLRDPLKRSIFGESCLKLIRDTGADGILVDLEALSSDTGPGLTALMKALYAQLSAEGKLTLVSVMSRTSDTAEPWCVQYNYAELAGYADYVQIMSYDLHYATSAPGPIAPLDWVRRVIAYAVTRIPPSKILMGIPFYGRTWRQDGTRWVSKALGLSAATRTAEHFRAVSTRETSSSDPIGTPTFCYTDEHGHRWTVYYDDSRSWAGKLYLLKEFSLGGIGCWSLAWLDQTSAGQFAALLE, encoded by the coding sequence ATGACAACTAACCTTCAGTTCTGGGATGGATACGGCAGTAAGGCAGCTTACGAGAAACAATTGGCCTGCGCTTCCGGCAATCTTCTGAAATCAATTGATATCCTGGTCCCGAATTTTGCAGGGCCGCTGCAAGCGGATGGCAGCTTTGGCTATGTCTTCACCGATCCTGAAATACCGAAGTACCTGGTCGCTCTCGGACAGCGCAGCGGGGCCAAAGTGGTTCCGATGGTCCTGGGCAGCGGCAAGTCAGCTGGAAATATGCTGCGTGATCCTCTGAAACGCAGCATTTTCGGGGAAAGCTGCCTGAAGCTCATCCGGGATACCGGTGCGGACGGGATTCTGGTCGATCTTGAAGCGCTCTCGTCCGATACCGGACCGGGACTTACCGCTTTAATGAAAGCCCTCTATGCACAGTTATCGGCTGAAGGAAAGCTCACGCTTGTCTCTGTGATGTCCCGGACTTCCGACACAGCAGAGCCCTGGTGCGTGCAGTATAACTACGCCGAGCTGGCCGGATATGCCGACTACGTACAGATCATGTCCTACGACCTGCATTATGCAACCTCTGCACCGGGTCCGATCGCACCGCTGGATTGGGTGCGCAGGGTCATTGCTTATGCCGTTACGCGGATTCCTCCCTCGAAGATCCTGATGGGCATACCGTTTTACGGTAGAACCTGGCGGCAGGACGGCACGCGCTGGGTATCCAAAGCGCTAGGTCTCTCCGCTGCCACGCGGACTGCTGAACACTTCCGTGCAGTAAGCACGAGAGAGACCTCTTCCTCCGATCCCATCGGTACACCAACTTTTTGCTATACAGATGAACACGGTCATCGCTGGACCGTGTATTACGATGATAGCCGGAGCTGGGCAGGTAAACTCTACCTGCTTAAAGAATTCAGCCTCGGAGGGATAGGCTGCTGGTCCCTAGCCTGGCTCGACCAGACAAGCGCCGGACAATTTGCGGCACTGCTGGAATAG
- a CDS encoding cell wall-binding repeat-containing protein: MFKLKMNSHQKKQATSLVRKGIATLTLASFFTCSLFMGTGETPKSTYAADSSTTSFTRFAGETRYETAVEISSNNWTNASSVVLTRGDAFPDALAGAVLANSAVVGGGPLLLTESNRLRPEVLQEIQRLNASSVFILGGTGAISSGVENALKANGLTTYRIQGNDRYETAANISTTSVENSTRAFLASGKVFADALSISSYAAANGIPLLLTDTQKVPTATLNALQKLGVTEITLIGGESAISASVAKQLQTAGYTVSRLSDQDRYKTNVAILKNLTFNMDKMIVATGGSFPDALAGSVLAARNNNPILLVPKDENALQNTPTTTYLGTNRASVNNFFFLGGFDVISTAVQNIVRIGSTSSKISLQFWDGYANKTTYENQLSYVPGDLSDYIDILVPNLAGAVQADGSFAYRFSSAETPKYLVSLGQSKGAQVVPMVMSSGSTADSVLQNATKRSTFINCAVKLIAETNADGILVDMEALSESSEEGLTALMQSLYTQLHPQGKLVMVSVMSKTSTTDQPWYDEYDYSDLAQYVDYVQIMSYDKHYSTSAPGPIAPLDWVREVISYAVTEIPSKKILMGVPYYGRAWRTEGSGWVSKVFGWAVATQTADQFCATITRETTLTDPIGVPTFKYVDESGYSRTAYFDDRLSWGKKLDIMDEYNLGGIGGWSMGWINEVSTPELYPLLKERIN; this comes from the coding sequence ATGTTCAAGTTAAAAATGAATAGTCATCAGAAAAAGCAAGCGACAAGCCTGGTTAGAAAAGGAATAGCGACTCTGACCCTGGCTTCTTTCTTTACGTGCAGCCTGTTTATGGGAACGGGAGAAACACCTAAATCCACCTATGCTGCTGACAGCAGTACCACTTCCTTTACCCGTTTTGCCGGAGAAACCAGATATGAGACCGCAGTCGAAATATCTTCAAATAACTGGACCAATGCCAGCAGCGTCGTCCTGACCCGCGGAGATGCGTTTCCTGACGCCCTAGCCGGAGCTGTTCTGGCCAATAGTGCCGTAGTAGGCGGCGGACCGCTGCTGCTGACCGAATCCAACCGGTTGCGTCCTGAAGTCCTTCAGGAAATCCAGCGGCTGAATGCTTCCTCGGTCTTTATCCTTGGCGGGACAGGGGCGATATCGTCGGGCGTAGAAAATGCACTGAAGGCTAACGGCTTGACGACCTATCGGATCCAAGGAAATGACCGCTATGAAACGGCGGCTAATATTTCAACGACATCCGTGGAAAACAGTACCCGGGCTTTTCTAGCTTCCGGCAAAGTCTTTGCCGACGCTCTGAGCATTTCTTCGTACGCCGCAGCCAATGGAATTCCGCTTCTGCTGACCGATACGCAGAAAGTCCCTACAGCAACCCTGAATGCGCTCCAGAAACTCGGCGTTACTGAAATTACCCTGATCGGCGGTGAGAGCGCCATTAGTGCTTCGGTGGCAAAACAGCTCCAGACAGCCGGGTATACGGTCAGCAGACTGAGTGACCAGGACCGCTACAAGACCAATGTAGCCATCTTGAAAAACCTTACGTTTAATATGGATAAGATGATCGTGGCGACAGGCGGTTCCTTCCCGGATGCACTGGCAGGCTCTGTACTTGCTGCCAGAAATAATAACCCGATCCTGCTGGTTCCAAAAGACGAAAATGCCTTGCAGAATACGCCGACGACGACCTACCTCGGGACAAACAGAGCCAGTGTGAATAATTTTTTTTTCTTGGGCGGCTTTGATGTAATCAGTACAGCAGTACAAAATATTGTCCGGATCGGAAGCACCAGTTCCAAAATATCCTTGCAGTTCTGGGATGGCTATGCCAATAAAACAACCTATGAAAACCAGCTGTCCTATGTTCCGGGTGATCTGTCGGACTATATCGATATTCTGGTTCCAAACCTTGCAGGAGCCGTTCAGGCTGACGGCAGCTTTGCCTACAGGTTCAGCAGTGCCGAAACACCAAAATATCTCGTTTCCTTGGGACAGAGTAAAGGTGCTCAGGTTGTGCCAATGGTCATGAGCAGCGGCAGTACGGCTGATTCCGTGCTGCAGAACGCGACCAAACGCAGCACCTTTATCAACTGTGCTGTCAAACTTATCGCGGAGACCAATGCCGATGGCATTCTGGTCGACATGGAAGCACTCTCCGAAAGCTCTGAAGAAGGCCTGACTGCCCTGATGCAAAGCCTGTATACGCAGCTTCATCCACAGGGGAAACTGGTCATGGTCTCCGTGATGTCGAAAACCTCCACGACGGATCAACCCTGGTATGATGAATACGATTACAGTGACCTTGCGCAATATGTCGATTATGTCCAAATCATGTCCTATGACAAACATTATTCGACCTCTGCTCCCGGCCCGATCGCGCCACTGGATTGGGTCAGAGAGGTTATCTCTTATGCCGTGACTGAAATTCCTTCGAAGAAGATCCTGATGGGCGTTCCTTACTACGGAAGGGCCTGGAGAACGGAAGGAAGCGGCTGGGTATCCAAGGTTTTTGGCTGGGCTGTTGCTACGCAGACCGCTGACCAGTTCTGTGCTACGATCACCCGAGAGACCACGTTGACAGACCCGATCGGCGTACCAACCTTTAAGTACGTCGATGAAAGCGGCTACAGCAGGACAGCCTATTTTGACGACAGGCTCAGCTGGGGAAAAAAACTGGATATCATGGATGAATACAATCTCGGTGGCATCGGCGGCTGGTCCATGGGCTGGATCAATGAAGTCAGTACTCCGGAGCTGTACCCGCTGCTAAAAGAGCGGATTAATTAA
- a CDS encoding DegT/DnrJ/EryC1/StrS family aminotransferase: MSPRREQFLPYALPLIEDDDIEAVVDSLRSNWISKGPKTGEFEKRFAEYIGVKHAIALNSCTAGLHIALLAAGVGAGDEVITTAMTFAASANVIIHCGATPVLVDIDPKTMNIDPAKIEEKITAKTKAIIPVHLAGLPCEIDEIMVIAKKYNLFVLEDAAHGTYTKYKDRMVGTIGDAAAFSFYATKNLATGEGGMVTTNDDELAGKMRVLSLHGMSRNAWNRFSEKGSWYYEIEYPGYKYNMTDIQAAMGMTQLAKLESMQARREVIWQRYNAAFSKLPEIEVPADFDYARHARHLYMIRLNLDKLTVDRAAFIELLKEENIGTSVHYIPLPYHPYYRDTFGYKPGDFPKTEALYERIISLPLYPRMSDADVQDVIEAVQRVIEKIRL, from the coding sequence ATGAGTCCACGACGCGAACAGTTCCTTCCCTATGCGCTGCCGCTGATTGAAGATGATGATATTGAAGCTGTTGTCGACAGCCTGAGATCGAATTGGATTTCCAAGGGTCCAAAGACCGGAGAATTTGAAAAGCGTTTTGCCGAATATATCGGTGTCAAACATGCCATTGCGCTGAATTCCTGCACTGCAGGACTGCACATCGCCCTGTTAGCTGCCGGAGTCGGAGCAGGCGATGAGGTGATCACCACGGCCATGACGTTTGCAGCCTCAGCGAATGTGATCATTCACTGCGGGGCAACTCCTGTTCTGGTAGATATTGATCCCAAAACCATGAATATCGATCCGGCAAAAATCGAAGAGAAGATTACTGCCAAGACCAAGGCAATTATTCCGGTCCATTTGGCCGGGCTGCCGTGCGAGATAGATGAGATAATGGTGATTGCGAAAAAATACAACCTTTTTGTATTGGAAGATGCGGCCCATGGCACGTATACGAAGTATAAAGACAGAATGGTCGGTACGATCGGTGATGCGGCAGCCTTTTCGTTCTATGCGACGAAAAACCTGGCAACCGGAGAGGGCGGTATGGTAACGACCAATGATGATGAGCTTGCCGGTAAAATGAGGGTGCTGAGCCTCCACGGCATGAGCCGTAACGCCTGGAACAGGTTTTCCGAGAAAGGCTCCTGGTACTATGAGATTGAATACCCGGGATACAAGTACAATATGACGGATATCCAGGCTGCGATGGGGATGACCCAGCTGGCTAAACTGGAATCCATGCAGGCCAGAAGAGAAGTCATCTGGCAGCGTTATAACGCTGCTTTCAGCAAGCTTCCTGAGATTGAAGTTCCGGCCGATTTTGACTATGCCCGTCATGCCCGCCATTTGTATATGATCAGGCTGAATCTCGATAAACTTACGGTGGATCGGGCTGCGTTTATTGAATTGCTCAAGGAAGAAAATATCGGCACCAGCGTTCACTATATTCCGCTTCCGTATCATCCGTATTACCGGGATACCTTTGGCTACAAACCCGGAGATTTTCCAAAGACGGAAGCGCTCTACGAGAGAATTATTTCCCTGCCGCTTTATCCCAGAATGAGTGATGCCGATGTTCAGGATGTTATTGAAGCCGTACAGCGTGTTATTGAAAAGATCAGGTTATAA
- a CDS encoding cell wall-binding repeat-containing protein: MSRTKKIAVLAIIAMVLTLMPAAMFAATADSTRLAGTDRIGTSLEIASAGWTTASTVILVPADQANLVDALAAAPLAGQENAPILLTGKTALDASVKAKIAALGATKVYVIGAISDAVVAEVNAISGVTATKLAGADRWATANAINAKLTSPAGTFVVGYNSLADALSVASYAAAKNFAIVLTKADGTVDSSKIVGSKTYLVGGTSVVKDYAGATRLAGTDRFDTNKAVVTTLDFEYGRVYVANGLSLVDALAASSLAANYNAPILLANGSSIPAGSSVSDKVGFVIALGGASAVSDSVINSLVPTGPIEVKSVQGVAGKSYTADDEDQTLAFTINGGRVVTIDQLDENGYTIEFQATENVLDDGYTSTTGALDTTNMDDFLNGAASDTFKYEVIISQEGQIVAQSDKVSATVIEGNATAASSITTLKFEITGAIANLTSNTLVQDETATISEVRANTVKGSKNVDITDAVTVTSSDPFVIDVQNDLDLYAAGAGTADITVTSGSVSKTVTFTVKASTGERKLTKVVAPVGTIKIAGTARDACPVIMYDQYGDTLDTTDATLYKIAATVSDPDTDDVIANIAAITAPVYPDKGQLLLTFTGQDVTGNGALKIQKPTGTTLATIDVYASTNDAVNSYKILAVGGDNADFSIDLNPEAAAVNVDEEVVLRVGTYNSAGYYCGDVLTDALETAVIDVDADNDLVLAVVNPTGKAILDTTITVNPNNTFTIQEGTAYLTGSATITANKYVLVGPTDKGKVASRTVTVKNTSPVITSVTFESSLDEISVASTDISEILQAKNIIVDGSAGDGVVRIGDGGEIYFDTDTTETYTPGDVIIGQLVAAKAGGTLTLGAPAFANGTLDVTAADGKITIGVKKMGASSPFKTITVDANV; this comes from the coding sequence ATGAGTAGAACGAAGAAGATAGCCGTATTAGCTATCATTGCTATGGTTCTGACCTTGATGCCTGCTGCTATGTTTGCTGCAACAGCTGACAGCACCAGACTTGCAGGTACAGACCGAATTGGAACATCTCTAGAAATTGCTAGCGCAGGTTGGACTACTGCTAGTACAGTAATCCTTGTTCCTGCCGATCAAGCCAACCTCGTTGACGCTCTGGCTGCCGCACCTTTAGCCGGCCAGGAAAACGCCCCGATCCTTTTAACAGGCAAAACAGCCCTTGATGCTAGCGTAAAAGCTAAAATCGCTGCCCTGGGTGCTACCAAAGTTTATGTTATCGGTGCTATTTCCGATGCAGTTGTTGCCGAAGTCAATGCGATTTCCGGCGTTACTGCTACGAAGCTTGCTGGCGCTGATCGCTGGGCTACTGCTAATGCAATCAACGCTAAACTGACCAGCCCTGCTGGTACTTTCGTTGTTGGTTACAATTCACTGGCAGATGCTCTTTCTGTGGCTTCCTATGCTGCAGCTAAGAATTTCGCTATCGTACTGACCAAAGCTGACGGTACTGTAGATTCCTCCAAGATTGTTGGATCCAAAACCTATCTTGTAGGCGGAACCAGTGTTGTTAAGGACTATGCAGGTGCTACCCGCCTTGCTGGTACTGACCGTTTCGACACCAATAAAGCTGTTGTAACAACTTTAGACTTTGAATATGGTAGAGTATATGTAGCTAATGGTTTGTCTCTGGTTGACGCTCTCGCAGCTTCTTCCCTGGCAGCTAATTACAATGCTCCTATCCTTCTTGCTAACGGTTCCAGTATTCCTGCTGGTTCCTCAGTAAGTGACAAAGTGGGCTTCGTAATTGCTCTTGGTGGAGCAAGTGCTGTATCTGACTCTGTGATAAATAGTCTTGTTCCTACTGGACCGATCGAAGTTAAATCAGTACAAGGTGTTGCAGGTAAATCCTATACTGCTGATGATGAAGACCAAACTCTGGCTTTCACCATTAACGGTGGCCGTGTAGTTACAATTGATCAATTGGATGAAAATGGTTATACTATTGAATTCCAAGCAACCGAGAACGTCCTTGATGATGGTTACACTAGCACAACCGGTGCGCTTGATACTACGAATATGGATGACTTCCTGAATGGCGCAGCCAGCGATACTTTCAAGTATGAAGTAATCATCTCCCAAGAAGGTCAAATTGTTGCTCAATCTGACAAAGTTTCTGCTACAGTCATTGAAGGCAATGCGACTGCTGCATCTTCCATTACAACGCTTAAGTTTGAAATAACTGGAGCAATTGCAAATCTAACCAGTAATACACTGGTTCAAGATGAAACTGCAACGATCTCGGAGGTTAGAGCAAATACTGTAAAAGGCAGCAAAAATGTTGATATTACAGATGCTGTTACCGTAACTTCCTCCGATCCTTTTGTAATCGATGTACAGAATGATTTAGATTTGTATGCTGCTGGCGCTGGAACGGCTGATATTACCGTTACTTCCGGTTCTGTCAGCAAGACTGTAACCTTTACAGTTAAAGCATCAACTGGAGAACGTAAACTTACCAAAGTAGTTGCCCCAGTAGGTACGATTAAAATTGCTGGCACAGCCAGAGATGCTTGCCCTGTCATTATGTATGACCAGTATGGTGATACATTAGATACAACGGATGCTACTTTATACAAAATAGCAGCTACGGTTTCCGATCCTGATACCGATGATGTTATCGCCAATATTGCAGCAATAACAGCTCCGGTCTATCCAGATAAAGGACAATTGCTCCTTACATTTACAGGACAGGATGTCACGGGTAATGGAGCGCTCAAAATCCAGAAACCGACTGGAACAACACTTGCTACCATCGATGTTTACGCTTCAACGAATGATGCCGTAAATTCCTATAAGATTCTCGCAGTTGGTGGGGATAATGCCGATTTCTCAATCGACTTGAACCCAGAAGCAGCAGCAGTAAATGTTGACGAAGAAGTCGTTCTCAGAGTTGGAACCTATAACTCTGCCGGCTATTATTGCGGTGATGTTCTTACAGATGCTTTAGAGACAGCTGTCATAGATGTTGACGCTGATAATGACCTTGTACTCGCCGTTGTTAATCCGACCGGCAAAGCGATCCTTGATACAACGATTACTGTGAATCCGAATAACACCTTCACCATTCAAGAAGGAACAGCCTATCTGACTGGCAGCGCAACGATTACAGCTAACAAGTATGTGCTAGTTGGACCTACGGATAAAGGTAAGGTTGCTTCCAGGACAGTTACAGTTAAGAATACTTCACCTGTAATTACCAGTGTTACATTTGAATCAAGCTTAGATGAAATCAGTGTAGCTTCAACAGATATCAGCGAAATTCTCCAAGCTAAGAATATCATTGTTGACGGATCAGCCGGCGACGGAGTTGTTAGAATTGGAGACGGCGGTGAAATCTACTTTGATACAGACACTACTGAAACTTATACTCCTGGAGATGTTATCATTGGACAGTTGGTTGCTGCTAAGGCTGGCGGTACATTAACGCTTGGTGCTCCTGCGTTTGCTAATGGTACCTTGGATGTAACTGCCGCTGATGGTAAGATTACCATTGGTGTTAAGAAGATGGGCGCAAGCTCTCCGTTCAAGACCATTACGGTTGATGCTAACGTCTAA
- a CDS encoding TolC family protein yields MRNKRLKKTVSVLTVFLILIVLVPVQVFGSDTSEMVTTDSEGSMNTYMIPFDKIQEEVLAKSPDTEDNQEVYNESDNGIVANYTLDKANLNVVWEVQNDFFEYNDLQKQLNASKAKKTLLEYEYKLMEVKASYGVATKEELLVAEKNVTDQNNTIESIENQIDNILEDFRYHLDLDKKANIIIGSVPYQSVQFSKIDYNSDLFQGLSNSYDVSIAAWNDDNSSVYYDTVSSFKSSFKTAYNNLKSAVEKVDYDERYFTTDRNAFKLAEIKYKYGSITKLDYLTEEYNYLCAQISNDQDKNDLYKAYVKYEWAKKGLIVN; encoded by the coding sequence ATGAGGAATAAACGGTTAAAAAAAACAGTATCAGTTCTAACGGTATTTCTTATATTGATCGTGTTAGTACCCGTACAAGTCTTTGGCTCTGACACGAGTGAAATGGTTACCACAGACTCCGAAGGAAGTATGAATACGTATATGATTCCATTTGATAAGATCCAAGAGGAAGTTCTAGCGAAAAGCCCGGATACGGAGGACAATCAGGAGGTATACAATGAAAGTGATAATGGTATAGTAGCCAATTATACATTGGATAAAGCAAATTTAAATGTAGTTTGGGAAGTGCAAAATGATTTTTTTGAGTATAATGACTTGCAAAAACAGCTGAACGCAAGCAAAGCGAAAAAAACACTACTTGAGTATGAATATAAGCTGATGGAGGTGAAAGCTTCTTACGGCGTTGCAACGAAAGAAGAACTTCTTGTAGCTGAAAAAAACGTGACCGATCAAAATAACACTATTGAATCCATTGAAAATCAAATTGATAATATTCTAGAAGATTTCAGATATCATCTAGATCTTGATAAGAAGGCTAACATTATTATCGGAAGTGTACCCTATCAATCTGTACAGTTCTCGAAGATTGATTATAATTCGGATTTATTTCAGGGGTTGAGTAATAGTTATGATGTCAGTATTGCAGCTTGGAATGATGATAATAGTAGTGTGTATTATGATACGGTCAGCAGTTTTAAATCTTCATTTAAAACTGCTTATAACAATCTAAAATCAGCCGTCGAAAAGGTTGATTACGATGAGCGCTACTTTACTACCGATCGAAATGCATTTAAGCTGGCTGAAATTAAATATAAATACGGATCAATCACTAAGCTGGATTATTTAACAGAGGAATATAATTACCTGTGTGCCCAGATAAGCAATGATCAGGACAAAAACGATCTATATAAAGCCTACGTCAAATATGAATGGGCTAAAAAGGGTTTAATCGTAAACTAG